One stretch of Priestia megaterium DNA includes these proteins:
- a CDS encoding glycosyltransferase — MKKILFITNLIPYPLDNGGKIKSYNTIVALSKIYNIDLLCFANSQDELKHVDALKDITDNVNVVVKTLVRSASKSAFIKDYASSLFSAWPYSINKFYDNRFKEHLLTYIKKNTYDFIYVDHLPMMVYNKHFNDIPILLDQHNVESLIFKRFIETESSRVKKILGTYEYAKLKKFEIQSMHESSQIICLSKNDQQEFHEFGVSTEKLSVLPIHIKLNKKYEPKKHEGGKFKLLFLGSMSWYPNQNGLKWFMENVWPKLNHSEYELYIVGSKPPAFIQSYHNGENVFVTGYVDDVDEYIELCDISIVPLFVGSGQRVKIIESFAKGIPVISTSIGAEGLIWENGKEILIADDSNEFINKLNTIKSNPNMLKDLSVNAMNTFETYYSSDKLPRKIEKIIQRMDLKG; from the coding sequence ATGAAAAAGATTCTTTTCATCACAAACCTCATTCCTTACCCGTTAGATAATGGTGGGAAAATAAAAAGCTACAATACAATCGTAGCTTTATCAAAAATTTACAATATTGATTTACTTTGCTTTGCTAACTCACAGGATGAGTTAAAACATGTAGATGCTTTGAAAGATATTACCGATAACGTGAATGTTGTTGTTAAAACTTTAGTTAGAAGCGCTTCTAAATCAGCTTTCATAAAAGATTATGCAAGCAGTCTTTTTAGCGCGTGGCCTTATAGTATTAATAAATTTTATGATAACCGCTTTAAAGAGCATTTGCTAACTTACATAAAGAAAAACACCTATGATTTTATTTATGTCGATCATTTGCCGATGATGGTATACAACAAACATTTTAATGATATCCCTATATTATTAGATCAGCACAATGTAGAAAGTTTAATCTTTAAGCGTTTTATAGAAACAGAAAGTAGCCGTGTAAAAAAGATTCTAGGGACCTATGAATACGCAAAATTAAAAAAATTCGAAATTCAATCTATGCATGAATCATCTCAGATTATTTGCTTAAGTAAAAACGATCAGCAGGAGTTTCATGAATTTGGAGTTTCAACAGAAAAGCTATCAGTTTTGCCAATTCATATAAAATTAAATAAAAAGTATGAACCTAAAAAGCATGAAGGTGGAAAATTCAAATTATTATTTTTGGGTTCAATGTCATGGTATCCCAATCAAAATGGCTTGAAATGGTTTATGGAAAATGTATGGCCAAAGTTAAATCATTCTGAGTACGAACTTTACATTGTAGGAAGTAAACCACCTGCTTTTATTCAGTCATATCACAATGGAGAAAATGTCTTTGTAACTGGCTATGTGGATGATGTAGATGAATATATCGAGTTATGTGATATCAGCATTGTCCCTCTTTTTGTAGGAAGCGGGCAGCGTGTGAAAATTATTGAATCTTTCGCAAAAGGTATACCTGTAATCTCTACGTCAATTGGTGCTGAGGGACTTATCTGGGAGAATGGAAAAGAAATATTAATAGCAGATGATAGTAATGAGTTTATAAATAAATTAAATACCATAAAGTCTAATCCAAATATGTTAAAAGATTTATCAGTAAATGCCATGAATACATTTGAAACATATTATTCATCTGATAAGTTACCGAGAAAAATAGAGAAAATTATACAAAGAATGGATCTAAAAGGATGA
- a CDS encoding WecB/TagA/CpsF family glycosyltransferase, protein MTTNQVKLFDINFDNLTMLEAINRIEDTVEINKKNNQCSYVVTPNVDHIVNTYKNEKFKQVYDNADLILVDGMPIVQASRVLKSELKEKVSGSDLTPELFKLAQKKQYKVFIFGSREGVADLAIQKIQKDFNYDFPIKGFSPPFGFEKDPIVLQECIQKIVDYQPDMLLVSLGSPKGEFFIYNHLSELKVPVSLQIGASIDFIAGTVKRAPVWMQKSSLEWFYRFVKEPKRMFRRYFINDSLFFKIFIQEYVAKKRGN, encoded by the coding sequence TTGACAACTAATCAAGTTAAATTATTTGACATTAATTTTGATAATTTAACCATGCTAGAAGCTATTAATAGAATTGAAGACACGGTTGAAATTAATAAAAAAAATAACCAATGTAGTTATGTTGTTACTCCAAATGTTGATCATATTGTAAATACTTATAAAAATGAAAAATTCAAACAGGTGTACGATAATGCAGACTTAATTTTAGTAGATGGGATGCCTATCGTACAAGCATCTAGAGTGCTAAAGTCTGAATTGAAAGAAAAAGTATCCGGCTCAGATCTAACTCCAGAGTTATTTAAATTAGCTCAAAAAAAACAGTATAAAGTTTTTATTTTTGGTTCTAGAGAAGGTGTAGCAGATTTAGCTATACAGAAAATTCAAAAAGATTTCAATTATGATTTTCCAATTAAAGGTTTTTCACCTCCTTTTGGATTCGAAAAAGATCCTATTGTGCTTCAAGAATGTATACAGAAAATCGTAGATTACCAACCTGATATGTTACTAGTATCTTTAGGTTCTCCAAAAGGAGAATTTTTTATTTATAACCATTTATCGGAACTAAAGGTACCTGTTTCTTTACAGATAGGTGCGTCAATTGATTTTATTGCCGGTACAGTAAAAAGAGCACCTGTATGGATGCAAAAGTCCAGTCTAGAATGGTTTTATCGTTTTGTCAAAGAACCTAAACGCATGTTTAGAAGATACTTTATAAATGATAGTTTATTTTTTAAGATTTTTATTCAAGAATATGTTGCGAAGAAAAGAGGGAATTAA
- a CDS encoding sugar phosphate nucleotidyltransferase, protein MKTILLSGGSGKRLWPLSNDARSKQFLKVLEDDNQELQSMVQRVWKQLENVELADSAVLATSKSQVDMIHSQLDNKADLIVEPCRRDTFPAIALAATYLYSVQDTGLEEVVAVLPVDPYVENRFFNRVKDLEKAVHDSDAQLALIGVKPTYPSAKYGYIVPANNEGNNEYLPVSRFTEKPSEDKAATLIEQGALWNCGVFAFKLGYVISILEEKGLPIQYDELLKQYEGLPKISFDYEVVEKAEKIVVLPYDGYWKDLGTWNTLTEEMATSQIGKGVISEDSTNIHLINELDIPVTVLGASNLVVASSPDGILVSDKEASPRIKELVGEFDNRPMYEERRWGWYRVLDYTKFEQGKEVLTKRIGVDAGKNLSYQLHDYRDEVWTIIKGEGEFILNDKLSTVKPGDVLRIQSGDKHAIKANTDLEIIEVQTGSQLIEEDIVRLFMTWEEITEHVLSLKKA, encoded by the coding sequence ATGAAAACGATACTTTTATCAGGTGGTTCAGGAAAAAGACTATGGCCTTTATCAAATGATGCTAGATCTAAACAATTTTTAAAAGTGTTAGAAGATGATAATCAAGAATTACAATCTATGGTACAACGTGTTTGGAAACAATTAGAGAATGTGGAGTTAGCTGATTCGGCAGTATTAGCTACTAGTAAATCACAAGTGGACATGATTCATAGTCAATTAGATAACAAAGCTGATTTAATCGTAGAACCTTGTCGTCGAGATACTTTTCCAGCTATCGCTTTAGCTGCTACATATTTATATAGTGTACAAGACACGGGGCTAGAAGAAGTAGTAGCTGTGTTACCTGTAGATCCTTATGTGGAGAATCGCTTTTTTAACCGTGTAAAAGACTTAGAAAAAGCTGTACATGATAGCGATGCTCAACTTGCATTGATAGGAGTAAAACCGACTTATCCTTCAGCTAAATATGGCTATATTGTACCGGCAAATAACGAAGGTAATAACGAGTATTTGCCAGTAAGTCGTTTTACAGAAAAACCATCCGAAGATAAAGCAGCAACCCTTATCGAGCAAGGTGCACTGTGGAATTGCGGTGTATTTGCTTTTAAATTAGGCTATGTCATTTCAATCTTAGAAGAAAAAGGCTTGCCGATTCAATACGATGAGTTGTTAAAACAGTATGAAGGGCTTCCTAAAATCAGTTTTGACTATGAGGTAGTAGAGAAAGCAGAAAAAATTGTTGTTCTTCCATACGATGGATACTGGAAAGACTTAGGTACTTGGAATACATTAACAGAAGAAATGGCAACAAGCCAAATTGGTAAAGGCGTTATTAGTGAGGACAGTACAAATATTCATTTAATTAATGAATTAGATATTCCAGTTACCGTGTTGGGGGCTTCTAATTTAGTTGTAGCATCTAGTCCAGATGGCATCTTAGTCTCTGATAAAGAAGCTAGTCCAAGAATTAAAGAACTAGTGGGAGAATTTGATAATCGTCCTATGTATGAGGAGCGTCGTTGGGGATGGTATCGGGTATTAGATTATACGAAGTTTGAACAAGGAAAAGAAGTCTTAACAAAGCGCATTGGCGTAGATGCCGGTAAAAACTTAAGTTATCAATTACATGATTATCGTGATGAAGTATGGACTATTATCAAAGGTGAAGGAGAGTTTATCTTAAATGATAAGCTTAGCACTGTGAAACCTGGTGATGTTCTTCGAATTCAATCAGGAGACAAGCATGCTATAAAAGCCAATACTGATTTGGAAATCATTGAAGTTCAAACGGGGTCACAATTAATTGAAGAAGATATTGTCCGCTTATTCATGACTTGGGAGGAAATAACTGAACATGTATTGAGTTTGAAGAAGGCCTAA
- the manA gene encoding mannose-6-phosphate isomerase, class I yields MKQPLFLKPLFQERIWGGTKLNELYGYEIPSNQTGECWAISAHPNGENIVKNGELQGKTLGRLWEENPEIFGRFESDRFPLLIKILDANDDLSVQVHPDDEYADEYENGELGKTECWYIIDCDEDAEMIFGHHAKSQEELVKLIEEGNWNKLLQRVKIKPGDFFYVPSGTIHALCKGTLVLETQQSSDTTYRVYDYDRPGQDGKLRELHLNKAIEVTTVPHVAEKVESATAKINGGTITTFVEEDYFTVYKWDVQTSLELTHGVHFILASVIKGNGMLITEEGEFPLKKGDHFILPNAIDTFAIKGNVELIASHPNNKGGHNYDMANTTREMANI; encoded by the coding sequence TTGAAACAACCATTATTTTTAAAGCCCTTATTTCAAGAAAGGATTTGGGGTGGAACGAAATTAAATGAGCTTTATGGCTATGAAATTCCTTCAAACCAAACAGGTGAATGCTGGGCTATTTCAGCTCATCCAAATGGTGAAAACATTGTTAAGAACGGAGAATTACAGGGGAAAACATTAGGGCGGTTATGGGAAGAAAACCCAGAAATTTTTGGCCGTTTTGAAAGTGACCGGTTTCCACTATTAATTAAAATTTTAGATGCAAATGATGATTTATCAGTACAAGTTCATCCAGACGATGAATATGCAGATGAGTATGAAAATGGTGAGCTAGGTAAAACAGAATGCTGGTACATTATTGATTGTGATGAAGATGCAGAGATGATTTTTGGTCATCATGCAAAATCACAGGAAGAACTGGTTAAATTAATTGAAGAAGGAAACTGGAATAAGCTTTTACAAAGAGTAAAGATTAAACCAGGAGACTTTTTCTATGTTCCAAGTGGTACTATACATGCTTTATGTAAAGGAACATTAGTATTAGAAACTCAACAAAGTTCTGATACCACATATCGCGTATATGATTATGATCGCCCTGGCCAAGATGGGAAATTACGTGAACTTCATCTAAATAAAGCAATTGAAGTGACCACGGTCCCACATGTAGCAGAGAAAGTAGAATCTGCAACTGCAAAAATAAATGGAGGAACAATTACAACATTTGTAGAGGAAGATTATTTTACTGTTTATAAGTGGGATGTTCAAACTTCCTTGGAACTAACGCATGGTGTACATTTTATATTAGCAAGTGTTATTAAGGGAAATGGAATGCTTATTACAGAAGAAGGCGAGTTTCCTTTGAAGAAGGGTGATCATTTTATCTTGCCGAATGCAATAGATACTTTTGCTATTAAAGGAAATGTAGAACTAATTGCTTCACACCCTAACAACAAAGGAGGACATAACTATGACATGGCAAACACAACTAGAGAAATGGCTAACATTTGA
- a CDS encoding phospho-sugar mutase, protein MTWQTQLEKWLTFDHLDSELKEELLLMQENQKEVEDAFYKNLEFGTGGMRGELGPGTNRLNLYMIRKATEGLANYIEENGEKAKKRGVVVAYDSRHKSPEFALEVAKVLGQHDIKTYIFEELRPTPELSFAVRHLGAFAGIVITASHNPPEYNGYKVYGEDGGQIPPEVADTIISYVNAVKNELTIPVMEESQLLEKELLTYIGEQIDSAYIEQLKTIQLNREMVEKLGKDLKIVFTPLHGTANKLVRAGLEAFGFSNVTVVKEQELPDPDFSTVKSPNPEEHAAFELAIKYGKEIEADILMGTDPDADRLGIAVKDNNDNYIVLTGNQMGALMLHYLLSQKKEKGMLPENGVVVKTIVTSEIGRAIAESFGLNTIDTLTGFKFIGEKINEFEQTKEYTFEFGYEESYGYLIGEFVRDKDAVQSAIFAAEVAAYYKMQGKSLYEGLLEIFEQYGFYKESLQSITLKGKDGAEQIGNILTSFRTNPPQEVASVKVVAIEDYQISQKTILETNITETIHLPKSNVLKFYLENGSWFTIRPSGTEPKAKFYFAVKGNSTQDSDKAINLLESYVMGMVDDIVGLKN, encoded by the coding sequence ATGACATGGCAAACACAACTAGAGAAATGGCTAACATTTGATCATTTAGACAGTGAATTAAAAGAAGAGCTTTTATTAATGCAAGAAAACCAGAAAGAAGTAGAAGATGCATTCTATAAAAATCTTGAATTTGGAACAGGTGGTATGCGAGGAGAACTAGGACCAGGTACGAATCGTTTAAACTTATATATGATTCGTAAAGCAACAGAGGGATTGGCTAATTATATTGAAGAAAATGGTGAAAAAGCGAAAAAACGAGGTGTAGTTGTTGCTTATGATTCACGCCATAAATCCCCTGAATTTGCCCTAGAGGTTGCAAAAGTACTAGGACAACATGATATTAAGACATATATATTTGAAGAATTGCGACCTACACCTGAGTTATCATTTGCAGTTCGTCATTTAGGTGCATTTGCTGGTATTGTTATTACAGCAAGTCACAATCCACCGGAATATAACGGGTATAAAGTCTATGGAGAAGATGGAGGGCAAATTCCTCCAGAAGTTGCAGATACAATTATTAGTTATGTTAATGCAGTAAAAAACGAATTAACAATTCCAGTAATGGAAGAAAGTCAACTGCTCGAAAAGGAATTGTTAACATATATTGGTGAACAGATAGATTCTGCTTATATTGAACAGTTAAAAACGATTCAACTTAACCGAGAAATGGTTGAAAAGTTAGGAAAGGACTTAAAGATTGTGTTTACGCCATTACATGGCACAGCTAACAAACTAGTTCGTGCAGGATTAGAAGCTTTCGGCTTTAGCAATGTAACAGTTGTTAAAGAGCAAGAACTACCTGATCCAGATTTTTCAACAGTTAAATCACCTAATCCTGAAGAACATGCAGCATTTGAACTGGCGATTAAATATGGTAAAGAAATTGAAGCTGATATTTTAATGGGAACAGATCCAGATGCAGACCGTTTAGGTATTGCTGTGAAAGATAACAATGACAATTATATTGTACTAACAGGAAATCAAATGGGTGCACTTATGCTTCACTATTTACTGTCTCAAAAGAAAGAAAAAGGGATGCTACCTGAAAATGGCGTTGTGGTTAAAACTATAGTTACCTCTGAAATTGGACGTGCAATTGCCGAAAGTTTTGGTCTAAATACAATTGATACGTTAACTGGTTTCAAATTTATTGGTGAAAAAATTAATGAATTTGAACAAACAAAAGAATATACATTTGAATTTGGTTATGAAGAAAGTTATGGGTATTTAATAGGCGAATTTGTACGTGACAAAGATGCAGTTCAGTCAGCAATTTTTGCTGCGGAGGTAGCTGCTTACTATAAAATGCAAGGTAAGTCTTTATACGAAGGCTTGCTAGAAATCTTTGAACAGTATGGCTTTTATAAAGAATCACTTCAATCAATAACTTTAAAAGGAAAAGATGGAGCAGAACAAATAGGCAATATCTTGACGTCATTCCGAACAAACCCGCCACAAGAAGTGGCTAGTGTTAAAGTAGTAGCAATTGAGGATTATCAAATTAGCCAAAAGACAATTTTAGAGACTAATATTACTGAAACAATTCATTTACCAAAATCAAACGTATTAAAGTTCTATCTAGAAAATGGTTCTTGGTTTACAATTCGTCCATCAGGAACAGAGCCTAAAGCTAAATTTTATTTTGCAGTTAAGGGGAATTCTACACAGGATAGTGATAAAGCAATTAATCTATTAGAGTCTTATGTCATGGGAATGGTCGATGATATAGTGGGTTTAAAGAACTAA
- a CDS encoding YveK family protein, producing the protein MEETLTLKELFQALKKRLWLIALITVITATVSAVLTFFVLTPMYDVKTQLLVNQTKSEQQIYNTTELQANVQLINTYNVIIKSPTVLDKVRKNLNLERNADELNKQISVTSAEESQIVEIVVEDKSPEMAAKIANETAKVFKAEVSKVMNVDNVNILSKAVVKENINPVKPIPALNILIGIVIGLIISIATAFVLEFSDKSIKTEVDIEKYLDLPVMGVIANIEDIPVSSSRSSRVSNQASSRVRGESIGS; encoded by the coding sequence ATGGAAGAAACACTTACTTTAAAGGAGTTGTTTCAGGCTTTAAAAAAGCGTCTTTGGCTTATTGCATTAATTACGGTTATTACTGCAACAGTTAGTGCCGTACTTACTTTTTTCGTTTTAACGCCAATGTACGATGTGAAAACACAATTACTTGTAAATCAAACCAAGTCTGAGCAACAAATCTATAATACTACTGAACTGCAGGCAAACGTCCAATTAATTAATACTTATAATGTAATCATCAAAAGCCCGACTGTTTTGGATAAAGTACGTAAAAACTTAAATCTAGAAAGAAATGCAGATGAGCTCAATAAACAAATTTCAGTGACAAGTGCTGAAGAATCTCAGATTGTTGAAATAGTAGTAGAGGACAAGTCACCAGAAATGGCTGCCAAAATTGCTAATGAAACAGCCAAAGTTTTTAAAGCAGAAGTCTCTAAGGTCATGAACGTAGATAATGTAAATATATTATCTAAAGCTGTAGTAAAAGAAAATATTAATCCGGTGAAACCAATACCAGCTTTAAATATTTTAATTGGTATTGTAATTGGTTTAATTATAAGCATTGCGACTGCATTTGTATTAGAATTCTCTGATAAATCAATTAAAACAGAAGTAGATATTGAGAAGTATTTAGACCTCCCAGTTATGGGTGTTATAGCAAATATTGAGGACATTCCGGTCTCTTCCTCTAGATCATCTCGAGTTTCTAATCAAGCTAGTAGTAGAGTAAGGGGGGAATCAATTGGCTCGTAA
- a CDS encoding CpsD/CapB family tyrosine-protein kinase, with product MARKKNQVNDKTLTVKRRLVAHTNPKLPVAEQYRTIRSNIQFSSLDEDIRSLVMTSAGPGEGKSTTATNLAIVYAQQGKRVLLVDADLRKPTAHFSFRLENHIGFTNVLTKKTKLLDAVHQTDIPNLLVLTSGPIPPNPSELLGSKNMDELLQTMYDNFDFIVFDTPPTLAVTDAQVLSNKAEATILVVSSGATDRNAAQKAKELLTNAKAKLLGVILNNRKIESGDYYYYYGSN from the coding sequence TTGGCTCGTAAAAAGAATCAAGTCAACGATAAAACATTAACAGTAAAGCGCCGATTAGTTGCTCATACTAATCCTAAGTTACCAGTAGCTGAACAATATCGTACAATACGTTCCAACATTCAGTTTTCTAGTCTAGACGAAGACATTCGCTCTTTGGTAATGACGTCTGCTGGTCCAGGAGAAGGGAAATCAACAACCGCTACTAACTTAGCTATTGTATATGCACAGCAAGGTAAGAGAGTCTTGTTGGTTGATGCCGACCTGCGTAAGCCTACAGCGCACTTCTCATTTAGATTAGAGAATCACATTGGGTTTACAAATGTCTTAACTAAAAAAACGAAATTATTAGATGCTGTTCACCAAACTGATATTCCTAACCTATTAGTTTTAACAAGTGGTCCAATTCCTCCAAATCCTTCGGAGCTTTTGGGCTCTAAAAATATGGATGAATTGTTGCAAACAATGTATGACAACTTTGATTTTATCGTATTTGATACGCCACCTACTTTGGCTGTAACGGATGCTCAAGTTTTGTCTAACAAGGCTGAAGCTACAATTTTAGTCGTCAGCAGCGGTGCAACAGATAGAAATGCTGCTCAAAAAGCTAAAGAATTATTAACTAATGCGAAGGCTAAGTTATTAGGTGTTATTTTGAATAACCGCAAAATTGAGTCAGGAGATTATTACTACTATTACGGCAGTAATTGA
- a CDS encoding LytR family transcriptional regulator yields the protein METEQDLQRKRRKRKSKKKKGFKIALAIILLLILGVGIYGYSVYSSVANTLNRTHDPLSREKSEKRSEKVSLAKHDPISILLLGVDQRGADRGRSDSLMLLTVNPDKQSVKMVSIPRDTRTEIVGKGTQDKINHAYAYGGVDMSINTVENFLDVPIDYYVQVNMESFKDIVDAVGGVTVNNTLDFTYEGHHFEKGTLELNGENALKYSRMRYDDPRGDFGRQSRQQQIIQAVIDEGASIKSLTNYGTILDAIGDNVKTNLTFNDMKEIQSNYKEARNNVEHIQINGTGKKINGIYYYEVLDAERTKISQTLKENLNLR from the coding sequence ATGGAAACAGAACAAGACCTGCAGCGCAAGCGCAGAAAACGCAAATCCAAAAAGAAAAAAGGCTTTAAAATTGCTTTAGCTATTATTTTACTTCTTATTCTTGGCGTAGGGATTTATGGTTATTCAGTTTACAGTTCAGTAGCAAATACACTAAATCGAACACACGATCCACTAAGCCGAGAAAAATCAGAAAAGCGTTCTGAAAAAGTAAGTCTTGCAAAACACGATCCAATTTCAATTCTATTACTCGGTGTTGATCAGCGCGGAGCTGATCGAGGGCGCTCAGACTCACTCATGCTGTTAACAGTAAACCCAGACAAACAGTCGGTCAAAATGGTGAGTATCCCTCGTGATACACGCACTGAAATTGTTGGCAAAGGCACGCAAGACAAAATAAATCACGCGTATGCTTATGGCGGCGTTGATATGTCAATTAACACGGTTGAAAATTTTTTAGATGTGCCAATTGATTACTATGTACAAGTAAATATGGAAAGCTTTAAAGACATTGTGGATGCAGTTGGAGGCGTCACGGTAAATAATACGCTAGATTTCACATATGAAGGCCATCACTTCGAAAAAGGAACGCTTGAATTAAACGGAGAAAACGCCCTGAAGTACTCTCGCATGCGCTATGACGATCCACGTGGTGACTTTGGTCGCCAATCTCGTCAGCAACAAATCATTCAAGCCGTTATTGACGAAGGAGCAAGTATCAAATCTCTGACGAATTATGGTACAATTCTAGATGCTATTGGGGATAACGTTAAAACCAACCTTACGTTTAATGATATGAAAGAAATTCAATCAAACTATAAAGAAGCCCGTAATAATGTGGAGCATATCCAAATTAACGGTACAGGTAAAAAAATCAATGGTATTTACTACTATGAAGTACTGGATGCAGAGCGTACTAAGATTTCACAAACTTTAAAAGAGAATTTAAATTTAAGATAA
- a CDS encoding SGNH/GDSL hydrolase family protein has translation MKVMVNIIAIIVLIGTIIGGKLYWNKQTSAGTSTLVETAVASNEMASKTKNRSWEEYTKNLPKSVVAKLKEAEKSGKPMNLLIVGSQATSTDSTGWPAMLKETLKNTYGSLINVKVLEYKDTTTLDFVRNKEYEDIIKEKPDVLLCEPFLLNDNGIVGITNTLDNLNVIMSHLTNSNSNLVTILQPSQPIYNASNYPKEADALKDFAEEKGYEYLNHWSAWPDYRSDKILDYLIQKQHVPAKKGNKAWASYLKEYFTAS, from the coding sequence ATGAAAGTAATGGTAAACATTATAGCAATTATTGTGCTTATCGGGACTATTATCGGAGGTAAGTTGTATTGGAATAAACAAACATCTGCTGGAACGTCAACATTAGTAGAAACTGCAGTTGCATCAAACGAAATGGCAAGTAAAACAAAGAATAGAAGTTGGGAAGAGTACACTAAAAATCTTCCAAAATCTGTTGTAGCTAAACTTAAAGAAGCAGAAAAATCAGGAAAACCTATGAATTTATTAATTGTGGGTTCACAGGCAACATCAACAGATTCAACAGGATGGCCTGCTATGCTCAAAGAAACATTAAAAAATACATATGGTTCACTTATTAATGTGAAAGTATTAGAATATAAAGATACTACAACATTAGATTTTGTTCGAAATAAAGAATATGAAGATATTATAAAAGAGAAACCAGATGTATTATTATGTGAGCCATTTCTGTTAAATGACAATGGTATAGTAGGTATTACAAATACGCTCGATAACTTAAATGTTATTATGTCTCACCTGACAAATTCCAATTCAAATCTTGTGACGATTCTTCAGCCTTCACAGCCGATATATAATGCCAGTAATTATCCAAAAGAAGCAGATGCCTTAAAAGATTTTGCCGAAGAGAAGGGCTATGAGTACTTAAACCACTGGAGTGCGTGGCCTGATTACAGGTCAGACAAAATACTAGATTATTTGATTCAAAAACAGCATGTTCCAGCTAAAAAAGGTAATAAAGCATGGGCTAGCTATTTAAAAGAATATTTTACAGCTTCTTAA
- a CDS encoding CpsB/CapC family capsule biosynthesis tyrosine phosphatase: MSEPECHPYFLEHKNALYKFVKKGAIVQLSSDSIIGKNGKPAKKAAMQFIERNLAHVIASGASLDNYKQHSLRQAYDVITKEKGAETAQLLMQNAEATFNGQGIQILPPERIKKTKFLGIF, encoded by the coding sequence ATTAGTGAACCTGAATGTCACCCATACTTTTTAGAACATAAAAATGCATTGTATAAATTTGTTAAAAAAGGAGCTATTGTACAATTATCTTCAGATAGTATTATTGGTAAAAACGGCAAGCCTGCAAAAAAAGCTGCGATGCAGTTTATTGAACGTAACCTTGCTCATGTGATTGCTTCTGGTGCAAGCTTGGATAACTACAAGCAGCATTCATTGCGTCAGGCTTATGATGTAATCACAAAAGAAAAAGGAGCTGAGACGGCTCAGCTGCTGATGCAAAATGCTGAAGCTACATTTAATGGTCAAGGTATTCAAATTTTACCGCCTGAACGCATCAAAAAAACAAAATTCCTAGGGATCTTTTAA
- a CDS encoding tyrosine-protein phosphatase, whose product MIDIHTYILPNIDSGPEEVDGFLKMARSLADQGVQSVVATPLYDSDQEFMKHHLFLYVNAANEWLTNSYIPLQVLPGQLVPLSPQLLRNYERNQLLTLNHTDKYLFLSLPEYDVSPYFENILYDLLTKGVVPILRSPECHPIFRDHPERLYELVKKGVLVQLSAASILGLNGKKEKKAAFTFIKYRLAHVIASGVHARNYHDYSLSKAYDYISDIYGASELYFFIENAEAIIDGRPVHQLEPEPMKKFSLFKLFS is encoded by the coding sequence GTGATTGATATTCATACGTACATATTGCCTAATATCGATAGCGGACCTGAGGAAGTAGACGGCTTTTTGAAGATGGCACGCTCCTTAGCGGATCAAGGTGTTCAGTCTGTTGTGGCGACGCCGCTTTATGATAGTGATCAAGAGTTTATGAAACACCATTTATTTCTCTATGTGAATGCAGCTAATGAATGGCTCACAAATTCATATATTCCTCTTCAAGTATTACCAGGTCAGCTTGTCCCTTTATCGCCTCAACTTCTGCGAAACTATGAGCGAAATCAGCTTCTTACGCTTAATCACACCGATAAATATTTGTTTCTTTCACTGCCTGAATATGATGTCTCACCTTATTTTGAAAATATACTGTATGATCTTCTAACAAAAGGCGTTGTGCCAATTCTTCGTTCACCAGAATGTCATCCGATTTTTCGAGATCATCCTGAGCGTTTGTATGAGCTTGTTAAAAAAGGCGTACTCGTTCAGCTAAGTGCCGCTAGTATTCTCGGTTTAAACGGAAAGAAAGAAAAAAAAGCGGCGTTTACGTTTATTAAATACCGCTTGGCCCACGTGATTGCCTCTGGCGTTCATGCTCGCAATTACCACGACTATTCACTTTCAAAAGCGTATGATTACATTTCCGATATATACGGTGCTTCAGAACTTTACTTTTTTATTGAAAATGCGGAAGCAATTATCGATGGTCGTCCGGTTCATCAATTAGAGCCTGAGCCGATGAAAAAATTTAGTTTATTTAAATTATTCAGCTGA